In Solanum lycopersicum chromosome 3, SLM_r2.1, the genomic stretch TGCACTGACTATTCTTTTAATAATGTTGTTGCGTAATTCTTCAAGGTGAAATTAGGGCTTGTAAAATGAACTTTCTTTGGCCtttcttataaaataatgaaacgTGGAAAAATGGTGAAGTTTGAGCTCTTAAAACGTCCATGTGGTGGTGGTGGATGGGATGGACGTGCACATATGGAGGTATATGTGGCATATTATACACACATTACATGCCACataactttttccttaaatagaagAGTAAGTTTGGTCCAAAGGTAAGAGAAGAAGGGTACTTTTGAGtcgtaaaatattttttcctaaatttaatttattttaaatagttgaAGGGTGGTTTTGAACTTTTGCGTTCAAATTATTATCTAGTTTGATCGAgacgaaaatatttttttatgtaaattgtttttctagaaaatatgtttttctcatttttaaaaaatttatttttctaaaagatattttaatcaattaaatatgtgaaaattaaaatatatatatatatatataccacatGCACTCGTATTGGGCTATTCTTGACCCTTCCATGCCATGGATTATTGGAAATCATTGAAGCAACTAGTTATCTAGAAATTAAATAAGGTAAATGACCTATAAATTAATTTACACcattcaaaaaaaatctaattaaattgaAAACGAAGAAAAACCGTTTACAATTAGGAAATAAAACAGAGGTGTCTACTAGTAGTTAGTTTAGTGGGATTCAGTTTCCATATTATCCGAACCCTTTTAATTTCGTTTTTTGCAAACAAATCCTAATTCAACTTGGTTAGTTACAAGAAAAAACGAACACTATATATAGTTGTAATAACTCAGTACAATTGAATTCACTGCAATATTTGTATTACTATTACTTATATAGCCATATTTACGTAAGACGACTATTCTCTTTATCACAATGTAATTTAAAACCCTAGCACAACCATGAACATGATGTTGAAGAGAAGCaaagtagaagaagaatctGTGGAGAAATTTGCAATGGCGAATTGTGCGGATATAATGAAGAGGAACGAGTTGTTAGAACGACCTAATCTGATCTTTAAGTGCAAGAAACGATTTGAATCATTTCAAGCACTTGGCGGACACATGACAAGTCACAAGAATAAGCTTACGACCATGAGTACTAACGGTGAACtattacatgttaatctacaAAAACACGAATGCTCTATTTGTGGTAAAAAATTTGCAACTGGACAAGCTTTGGGAGGACATATGAGAAAACATCAAGATGAATTGAATCAACTCGAgcataagaagaagaagaagatgaaattggACGAGAGTTTGATCAAGAGTGGCCGTGAACTTGCAGAAGCTCTGAATTCGAAGAGTGATGAACTTCATGACAAATTGGATCTTGAAAGTAGTAAAAGAACTTTGTTCTTGGGTTTGAatttggatttgaatttgaCAATAGATGAGAATGAGTTGAGGACGgggtaatttttcttttctaattatGATTATAACTGTCAAATTAGATTTTAGGCCTAACTCATAACTCAAGAGCTAATTCAAAAGGAGTAGGATTGTATgagacttttataaaaaaatttaacagtAACTAATTATACAGTTAAGAGATTGTAGAAATCTAGTTAGATGCTTAAAAATTTCAGTTTTTGTTGGTGTTACATATATAAAGCTGTACACTTTGCTTGTTTTTAATACATACAAATTTGTGATgcaaatattaatttatgtataagttAAGGAACTGTTTAAATAATCATGTGTCCATCCGTATAACTTATACTATGTTTAGTAGGCCCATAAGAAAAAAGTTACTCATCTATAATACGATGTCTGGTAGgtagataaaaaaaagttattcatgtatataattaatacCACGTTTGATAGGTTGATAAGAAAAAagttattcatgtataaaattAAGGATAAATTAGCAAAGTAATCAAAAATCTtgacataattattaaaaacgttcatattttataattttagtaaaaatatcaatattttagaaaatattgtgTATCCTAATTTAGACCCTATTTTATCTCACCTTAATTATATCTTTTTCCAACTCATTCTCgatcatatgtttttaaaaatatatatattttctctctcaCTGATTTCACTCTCccaattcttcttcatctttaactcacttctcttttttgtttttctgttATTCTtcagaaattgaaaaatatatctcTAAAGATATTTACAACAATCCTTTAATTAAGGTATGCATTTTCATCCGATTTTTAggtttgtttattattatttttttgtttaaatttttcataaaatttatttgtagtTGAGTATTAAATCGACCAACTTTCGTTTAGGATTTGAAAATCATAAGTTCACTCTCTTATGGTCGAACCTAAGAAGATTACAAGAGGTATGCAACTTAATTAATAACTTTCTAGCgaattttcatcttttaatatatatatattactcaaGAAATAATGGACAATGTAGGATCGACAGTTAAAACAACGGAAGAGAGACGATCAAAGTGATGTTTGCATCttttattatcactattaataaaagaaaaaaaatcggGTGTAGAAGATTTCGAAAATTTGTTGAAGACCAAGTTAAGGAAGAACAATTTtgtattagtttgttttgtatttatagttcttttttataatttggtATTCCTTctcaattcatattcaaatcactatgtatgctattaatatttgtatttattaaaaatctcATGTTGCATAGTTTATAAATCTTGTATTTTcccctaatttgtattcatcccaAAGGTATGTCagctagttatgtattttatttatagaacgaataattttatattaatttattttgtttttatagttttttcttcaattttttgtatCCTTTCTCAATTCGTATTCAAACTAGTGTGTAtactatttatatttgtattcattcaaaatctagttatgtattttatttaagaatgattgCAACAAATATTCTTGtattcttctttaattttatatttcattctcacttttccatcatattattttatattttatacaccattatacaaaaatacaatataaaaactagaacgagtacaaatacaaacaatatacatattagaatgaatacaacttaggaaatgaaacaaaattctgaagagaaaaataaatattgaaagaaatatacgaataaaaatatgtttcttaaatagctacatATTTGTTTGACATACAtgttggaatgaatacaaactaatcaAGAGATACAAGtttcattatacaaaataaacatgatctaaaatgaatataaataaaaatggtatatatattggaatgaatacgatTTAAGCAAggatacaaaattctaaaaaataaaataaatacactaTGAGAATAGGTGTAAACATttctaagttaaaaaaatttaaactaatagATAAAACTATAGCGTATTATCATAAAgtttcataacaataattagtaaaaattggatattaaattttttgattccgtgattttcataacaataattagtgaaaattgaatattaaattttttattgatgtGGTACTTCTTTAATTTCgtgattttcataacaataattagtgaaaattgaatatttatctTGGTAAATAAAAgtgttaagaaataaaaaaatattaagaaaattggatattgaatttttttagaacaatgatgaaagaagaagaaagttgtttattttgataaattgtaaCATTGAGACTTTTAAGcatttgttccttttttaaaaaaattcctcCCCTGAATTCCTCCAAtctattacataaaaattatatatttttaaaatagaaatataaataagacaaataacaaattaaaattgacatttttactaaatattaaaaatatttctaattagtcctcttaaatataaaaaatattatttcccaACTATAAgcaaagttttgaaaaatgatcaAAAGTGCACATACATGATATGAGAGACTATTTTGGGCTTTTTATATTTAGACTaggggaaatttttcaaaatgtcaatattttaacatttaagagggctcattagcaacactttcaatatttagtctaaatgtcaaattttagtttgttaattatcttatttatgttttttattatttatttttatttacagaatataattatttaataacaaaaaagagaaaatcaagggagaaaatatttcaaaaaaaaggtaaggatcacttaattttctcatcgGTTAcagtttcaaataaaatttaaactttgttctttcttttttctccagaatttttacttttttaaaattatattcattccacaatatattctatgtattcatttcaatatgtattttatttgtacttctatttattctagtttttatttagaattttgtataatattatataaaatacaaaaagttagtatgatgaaaaagtgaatgaagcataaaattgaaaagaaataattgaatatttagtgtactcattcttaaataaaatacataactagttgacatacctttagaataaatacaaatagaaaaaatgtcaaattcagaaacaatgcaacataatttttgaatgaatacaactattaattgtaaaaatacatactCACTAAAACAGtatcaaaaatcaatatatacttccaaatttatgaatacaaaaaaacaatagaactatgaaatacaaaaataaatactaactgtggtacattgacataattatcacaaaaaaaaaatagaatacaaaatgaaataaatatatgaaatacaattcCAAGTTTATGGATACAAAATACAATGAaacaatgaaatacaaaaatacatatggactaaaacatcaacaaaatttaatatacacTTTCAAatctatgaatacaaaaaacattAAAGCTATGAACTATACACAATCAAACTCATATAATATGttacattgacataactaacacacacaaaaaaaagaacacaaaatacaataaatatatgaaatacaaaaataaatactaactataacataataaaaatttcatatacacttccaaacgcattgtaacatgaatttttttgaatcttaaaaattactaatcaaattaaattaaacatgcAACACACAGAACATGCAAAAAAAGAATACCTCTTCTCCAACAAATtggtcttcttcaacttcatggtTATGAATTTATGTGGGATTTTGCACATCGACAGATTCAGGCATTTTTTCCTGTCGTATATCCTCCTTAGATTTAGAAGCGGAACCTATATTGTTGTTTAATTCTTGAGtgaaaagaattaaataatgaaaaatcgGAAGAACTTTCATTATTTTGTCCAATACCTCTAGTAGCTCTCTTGAAAACGTCTATTGAAGAGAGAATTATGTAGTCTCAaaccctaaaaaatattttaagaacaacaataaaacaaaaccaaaaaaaaaacagtaagtaaataaataaggaatctGAAAAACATAATACTCAAATCAATGTTAATCTTCAAATCAAATCTTACAACgaaattaaatgagaataattgaaaatattaatatattgaatcgAAAATCTGTAGAATTTATTTGGAAGAAtgttagagagagaaattgaaaagaagcgtaagaaaagagagaaaatctGTGGATTTgattagaaaaaaaagtaagagagagaaattgataaacttaagaaaagagagaaaaattaaaatgacattaatatctatctaattttataaatatagaataatgTGTAAtctatgagagagaaaaaaatgatgtaaataatgagagaaaaaatattaataaaattaaaataattatttatttttaaaataatgacatttttgacatgtttactaatattattaaaatatgaatattattgctaaataaattgattttttttactagTTAGCTAAATTTTTCGATGACTAAAACACACTTTACGAAATAAAGAGAGACTATTTTGGGCTTTTTATCTTTAGACTAAACACACACTTGTCTTCAACATCCAAATTCATTTACATAATAGAAATATAATGTGTTTAAATTAGGTCTTACGCTTAATTCATGTTTCAAAATCTAGTTTAAAGGGAGAAGAATTGTCCAAACTTTATAAGGAGTATATCCATCTCATTAATCGCCAATGTGAGACTTTTTTTGTCATTCTAACACTCCACCTTACATTCATTGCTTAGCATCTGATGCgtgaataattttaatttttaaagacaCCAACATCAAGTAAAACAAATCTTTATCtaatatcatattaaaattaaattttaatctaaTCTCCAAGTCTCAAAGGCTAGCTAAAAAAATTGACCAAACCTATAAGAAGGAGTCCACCGCGATGAGactttttgttattcttttagCAAAATGAAACGccttaaactcattaaaaatGGTGAAAGTTATAGGAAGTCTGGACAAGACTGATCAGTCACTGTGGACAGTGAGGGCCGAGAGGGAGGCTATTAGCAAACCAAAAGGAGTAACATGGAAGCGCTACTAGCTTCATACGCAGACGATTCTTCTGACACCGGCTCCGATTCCGACTCCAATCCCACCCCTCCACAGCCGCCGTCAGCTTCCACATCACTGGCTCCTCTCCCTCCGCCTCCTATTTCACTTCTTCAGCCGCCCAACTCTTTAGGTAACTTTCTTTATCATCAAACCCAGAAATATCTAGAAGACGATTTATTCTCACTAAATGTTTGCTTTTTTGCTTCTGAAGTTCCCTCGGACTCCTTGCCTAGTAGTCAAGTCAATCGCGTTCGAAGCTTTCCTCATATTGAAGGCAATTATGCTTTACATGTCTACATCCCGGGTAATTTCTTCTATCTCCCTTGTTTCATCGCATTTTATGCTTCCTTATCAAATTTTGTGTATGATTCGAAATCGGATCTTTTTGTTGGTAACTTTATTGGAAGGTTGTTATAAAACTTTTTCgtaatgtttatttatattttcttttacttctaGTTTATATACCATCTGCAACAAGGAAGGGTCTGGTCAGATTTCTGAAGAAGGTCACAGCTATAGTACCTACTCTATATGCTGTGGATGTTGATGTACCATTGAGTGGTTTGTTGAAAGATGAAGCACTGCTTGAAAAAGTGGTGTTGGATAGAGAGTTTCACATTAGTTTGGGAAGAACTGTTCCTCTCCGCGTGCATCAGATTAATTCCGTGGTCTCCATGCTTCGACAGAGGCTTCAGTTTCAGAGGAGGTGAGGTGTCATTAGTGATATGCATGCTATCTCTGATTTTGTTTTGAGAAAAACAAAACCTGTTGTTGCTTTGTTAATTGTTGTCTATTAATGGACATAGGTATCTGATTGATTTTAACAAATGGGAGATCTTTGTCAATGATGATTCAACTCGCACATTCATGTCACTGGAAGTTTTAGAAGGAGGCTTAGCACAGGTATGAAAAAGGCCATTTCTTTAGTACTTGTTGGAAACATGGTTTGCTGTTTTGGATTGTGTTCACTTCTAGCTGAACTCTGAAGAATGTTTGAAGTCATAAGTATGCTCCTCATAATGAAGTTAGTTGTTGGTACATCCTTAAAGTCCCTtaatataaaatagatatcGAGGCACATGCTTGTGTGTGCCAAATTCAATTTTCCGAGATTTAAGAGCTAAAGAAGAGTAATGTAACTTGAGAAAAAGAGAATATGAGATGGTTGTAGGAAAGGGAGTGTCATGAGATGGAAAAATCTACCCTAGTGACCTGTACAACCCTTCTGTTTCCTCATTAGTGAGGTGGTTATAACGACATCTAAGAGAAAAGCTTACAAGAGGCTTTTCCTAGGGTTTGGTTTAGTGGTAAGAGCGCAGCTTGTGATGTGTAGTATACGCGCATGTTACGAGCTCAAACTCTGTTGCAGACAAAAAAAACTTGGTAAGTATgtggagaagggtagagggAGGGCCCATTGTTCATCGAGTTTGGAACTGTGCGCCACTGGCCTTCGGGGTTTTTGTCGGGTATCCCACCAAAACATAAATGAATTACAGCAGGATTCACCATATGAGTTGCTATCCTATATTTAATGGTGGTAGATAAACATTCCATGAGGGTGTCTTCTGAATTATATGAGCTCTTATAGTGTCTTTCATTTTTGAGAGAGATATGTCAATGTGAATGGAAGCTGCCTCCTGGCCAACAGTAAGGACTGGGAATGTGTTGAATTGGTAGGTGTATGTGTTGTATCAATCAAGTTGATATTCATGGTTAATCTTGGGAATTATAAACTAGATGTACAGTCGTACAACTAAAGACGGTTATCTCCCTCTGTCTGGGTAACTGGATTGGAGTTGCTGCTTATGTATATTGTCAAATCCTCCTCTTCCCATTGCCTCAGTCATCTACTATAAGGTCTGTGTATGGTATCTTTTTCTCACAGGGCCAGTACGTCCATAAGCTTCTCGCTACCGGTGGggttgaaatatattttgtaagAATGTTCACAACTGATATTGTTTGTTGCGTTTACAAACATTGAAAACTGAAACAAAAATTAACATCTTTGGGAAAATTAGCTTATGTAAAAATTT encodes the following:
- the LOC101246118 gene encoding zinc finger protein ZAT11-like, with amino-acid sequence MNMMLKRSKVEEESVEKFAMANCADIMKRNELLERPNLIFKCKKRFESFQALGGHMTSHKNKLTTMSTNGELLHVNLQKHECSICGKKFATGQALGGHMRKHQDELNQLEHKKKKKMKLDESLIKSGRELAEALNSKSDELHDKLDLESSKRTLFLGLNLDLNLTIDENELRTG
- the LOC101244935 gene encoding uncharacterized protein LOC101244935, which translates into the protein MEALLASYADDSSDTGSDSDSNPTPPQPPSASTSLAPLPPPPISLLQPPNSLVPSDSLPSSQVNRVRSFPHIEGNYALHVYIPVYIPSATRKGLVRFLKKVTAIVPTLYAVDVDVPLSGLLKDEALLEKVVLDREFHISLGRTVPLRVHQINSVVSMLRQRLQFQRRYLIDFNKWEIFVNDDSTRTFMSLEVLEGGLAQIRRQIQAVDEVYKLHNLPEFYKDPRPHISITWALGDISDTLKRMAEEEMIKYKAGPSSRQNCIFTSKFSGILCKIGNKMHEICKFQEE